DNA sequence from the Sulfurimonas sp. HSL3-7 genome:
AGGATCAGACCTATGAACATTTACGATTATTATTGGGAGGTTTGATTGCCTGCTTTTTGTCTGTCAGACAACGATTAGATGCTCAGTTCAGCCTGGATCTTGTCATATTTTTTTTGACCTATTCCGTTGACATTCATAATGTCAGAGGTCTTCTTGAATTTGTGCTTTTGACGATACTTAACTATCTTTTCAGCCGTCCCTTTACCGATACCCGGCAGCGTCGACAACTCCTCAATTGATGCGGTATTGATATTGACCGCCCACAGTGATACACTCAGCATTAATGCTGAAACAAATGCTAAAAGCTTCATTTAACACTCCTTTTTTTAGGTTACGAAACATGGTACAGAACAACACATTAAATAAATATAAATAAATAAAAACAATATTTAATTCTTTTCGTTTCAAGCAGGAGTTTTAGAGTGTATATTTCCGATACGTGTACAGCGTAATCCCGCTTCTTCTTCAAATGAGATCGAGGAAGATGTGAGTACGCTTTTTCACACACTTCTTTTAAATCGTTCGATCCGTTTATATGGCTTTCTTTTTCTGCCGTGAGACCCAGAAAGATATGCGTGACGAAAAATGCATTGCTAATAGAGATACGATAGGTATAAAGCTGATGGGGAGGGGGTGATTAAGTGGCTCCGGATACTGGAAACCATTTTTAAAACCTCTATATACCATCAAATGCCCTATGTATCGAAGTTTTCAAAGTTAAAAGATTGTCAAAAAAAGGTGTCTTTTGGGTCATAAATAGCACCAAATGGACACCGACAATCTATAAATGTCCATAGGTGTCAAACGAGGCGCAGCATACGGCATCATTTTTTATTTTAGGTCTTCGCATATACTAAATTTTGTAAGTATTGTTTACTGGGACTAACTTTTCAGGCATTGTAATAAATACTGCCATCATCATGTTTGAAGGGGGCAGATCATTAATGTAAGAAATAGCGAACAGTGTATCTATCTCATCATCCAAGTCTTGTTGTATTGTGTCCATAATGCTAATGACATTAGACATGTCGTAGTCGCTCGTAATCCTGAAATGACATAACATGCCCTTTAAGTTATGATTAAATGCTTGAACTCTTTCGTGGAATGCTGGAACTAAAGAAGTGGAAACACTAAATTCCATCGTGTATATTTTAGATACATCACTAGTTATAGTATCAATATCATCTACATCAAACTGAATGTTGTTTGGGTTATCACTTGTGAGTGTTTGTAATTCGAATAAAAGTTCTTGTTTTGATATGCGTCTCATTTTAGCTTCTTCATTTATTTGATTTCGATCTGTTCCATGCCCGGTTTATAGTCAACCGCCTTGGCAAAGAATTAGGTATCTCGATAATATGATTCCATGAAATATCTAAACTGGTAAGTGATTCTAATGTAAAGACCTGCGGTGGGAATACTTCGAACCTGTTGTGTGAAAGATCGAGATGTTTTAGCTCTGTCAAGCGACTCAAAGCATCTGGTAAACAACTTAGCTCTTTATAGGAAAGATCTAAAGTCTGCAAGTTCATGACGACTTGAAGAGGATTCTTTTCTAAATGCTGTAGCTCGTATATCTGATGAGCTGCAGCAAAGTCTATAAGCTCTGCAACCCATGAGAAATTTTCAGTCTGTGTTATTACATCCATCACGTACTTCTAGTGTTAAGTTACCTGAAGTATATAAGTCTATAGCGACAACATCATGTCTGGTTTTATTAATCGCTACTATGTAGAACTTGTCTACACTACATTTATTGAAGTATCTCGTTCATTGCTGTCTTGATATTATTGACATGGTTTTTAAATTCTTCCAACAAAGTTTCTTTATCCACATCTGCATTAAAGTTAATATTGTCAATATAAAAACAATCTAGAAGCTCATCATTATCAGCATATTTATAAAATGTATATTTTCCTGATTTTCTGATTTTTTCCATCACCAATTTATCTTCAGAATATATTTGAAACATTAATGGTACTTTTTCGACTTCCCAAATTTCATAATCCACTCCAAACCATATTTTATATTTAGCATTGACATCAAAGTAATCGTTTAACGAGACTCCATAATATTCATCTTCATCTTCAATTTCCATTGTTGTGACATCTGCTATGAGTTCAACTATTTTATAGTTTGCATACTTCTCCCAAAAATATTTACTATCTAAAACTGCTGCAAGTCTTCTGTAGTTGCCTTCATTGTGAATCATGTATCTACCATCAATAAAATCATCATGCGCACTTTGAATATTTGAAGAGTTGTACGCAGGTTTATGCGCGTTAATCAGTAGTATTTCAGCCTTATCAATTAATTTTTTACTTAATATCTCGTCTTTTGACAATTTATTTAAATCACTCATAATTGTTCCAAGATATATTTGCACATTTTCAGCATCACTCCCATTTTCAATAACCCATCTATTTTTTAGTCGAGATCTGAAACCCTTTTTACCTTTTGTTCTGCCAATATATACCAGTACGTTATCTCCATACAGAGGATGACAACCATAAATTTGGTAAAGGCCAATATCACTTGCTTTAACTTCATACTTTTTAGAATCAATCCCATCTTTTTGGAGGATTTGTTCTATCGAAAATGGGCCTTCCCACAATACTTTTATCTCTTCTCTTTCAATCATCGTTGTTCCCTTTAATATATAATTTCAACTCTTGTTTAATGATGTCATCAATCCATAATGGTTCAATAATTCTAAGATGTGGAAGCCAATATTGAATGATCGGGATGATCTCCATCTCATAGGTAATGGTAACTACAAACTCCAGGGAACCATCTGAATGAGTGCTGATTATACGTTGTGTAGACAATGGCTTACGGTTAAAGTATTTAGCAACTTTTGCGTCGGCATATATGGTTACATCAAAGGGCTCTCTGTCTGACTGGAACCATATATTTATAGAATTCTCAAGAAGAGTTTCGATCTTAGTTGATGGTGAAAAAGAATCTCTGGTAACAATGACATTACTCACTTTTTTGAGATAGAGTTTGCGAACATATTCATCTTCATCAAGAGCAACCAGATACCAAAATCCCTCATAATTAACAATCTTTAGAGGTTTCAAACATTCTCGCCTAGGAGGCTCTTTTTCGTCATCATAGATACAAGTTATGATCTGTTTATTATTTATAGCCTGTTCGAGTTTTTGGATCTCGTTAAATTTATCACTAATATCTTCTATATTGAGTTTAGTATAAATAGGGTTGAACTCTTCATTTTTAATTTTTGAAAGAAGACTGTGTGCCGTTGTATAAAAGTTGCCACCGATATCCTCTGCCATCTTCTCCATAATATCAAGCACTAACTGTTCCTGAACAGTCTTGGTCTTTTCAACTCTAAAGCCCTTTTGCATCTTCCATTTTTTCTTCTCTTGGTAGATTGGAAAACTGCAGAGCTTTTCATTAAAGTCACGTTGTATCGTCTTAGTAGATACATTGTACTCATCTGCCAACTCTTTGACAGATAAAGCTTCACCGCTGTTAAGACGTGAAAGCGTTCTAGTTAAGCGTGTTAGAATTTTGTCATATTCATGATCCATAGCAGCCCTTTAGAATATTGTAGCTTTTAATGAATTATAAATAATGAACCGGACAGCATAATGTCCGGATTGTTTGTAATCTATTGTTTTTATATTGCGTTTTAACTACTTCACTCCGCAAAGTTTTTATTTTGCAACTACAGAACTTGAAATTGCAACCATTTTTATCTCTGGAACAAGCTTTAGATTTTTATACTTGACTTAGAAAAATATATAACTCTTAGTATACGGATGTACTCGTAACCAGTTTTATATAAAAGGATATTTATGTCAACACAATTAGTACCTATTATCTCAGATGAGAACAACAAACCTAAAAAACTTTGGAGTGAGGCGTTTCATTTATCAAGCATAACTGACAAAGATTCGAAGCAGTTCCAGCACTTCTTAAAAAAGATGAAAAATAATGAAAATGTCAAACACTTAATTTGCGGATGTCATCAAGATAACCCTGTTCAAATATCTATAAAACGTAATATTAGTAAAGAACATGATAAGAATGAAACTTTTCATATTGCTCATTTTCCAAAACAAGGAAACGACCATACAAGTTCATGTGATTTGAGCGATGACAAACCGGATTATCATGTGAACGAATATAATAAAATTGAAAGGGTACGTGAGTGTTTATTTGATGAACCGAAGAATTATATTAAAAAGGAGAACTTATCTAAAGCTCAGACAAGGAAACAGCATAGAAAGGCGAGAAAAAACTTTAGAGGAGTGGTAGAGGGGATGCTAGCACAAGCATACACTCATGCCTTTAATAGTGCGAATATACAGAAAAACAGACTTGACAGCCAAAGAATGACTAATGTAACGATCTCCGCTTTGTTAAAACGTTTTGATGAGACCCTAAGTTCAATAAAGTTCGGTCGTTCTTCAAAAGAGCAGTATCAGCAGAAAAAAAATGTTCAATTTAAGTATGGATTAACACATGAAAACTTACCTACGGTTAATAACAAATTAGACACTATCCAAACGGTAACTCTGGAGGGTATTCAATATGATATTGTTCCTAAAAATTTGCGTTACATGCATAATTGTGCAAGGATCAAAAAAAACACAGTTACAGCACCATACTTTTATTTTGTAGTTATAAAAAACAATGAGGTGGTTCGAGGGTTTATTTATCCAATTGTCATACATGACAATCTAATAGCAACCGTAGAAAGTGGATTGGAACGTGAAAAGGTTTTGTCACTCTTACAAGCGGGTAAAGTCATTTATAAACCGATTACTACAAATCTAATCGCATCGGCACTTACCAATAAAGGCGAATTAGCCAAAAAGTTTTTTAAATACAATAAAAACAACTATAGACCAGATGTAATCATTTTCGATAAAAATAAAATTAGAGTAAGTGAGATTCATGGAAATATGGGCAAAGATTATGAATTTGATTTCAGATCGAAGTTTGAACGATTTTACAGTAAATTTGATACAACTATTTTTGAATTTTTACAGATGTAAATTTCAACTGCGAAGCAACTAGGCATATTGGAATTTTTATGTCAGTCCACTATTGGCATATCCCTTTTGATGAGAATATCTAATCTTTACTCTTTGTATTGTGTTCGCAATGGTTTAAGTGATTTTAGCTGTTGGAGGTCATTGTGAATGACATCTAGCACTTGTTCAAGGTTTGTTTCATTTTCTTCTTCTTTGAACGTCCAAACAGCAGCTTTTTTCTCGTCACCTTCCAGGTTGTTGTAATGCCCGGCAACTTCGTTTTCCAATTTAAAATGGTGGCGCAAAGAATGAACAGCCAGCTTAAGATCATGTGAGGCGTAAAAACTTTTTTTGGTGATTAGCTCTATGATGGTGTAAGCATAATCGTATTGTCTTGCAGGATTTCCACTGTTTTCTATGTTCATCAAAAACTCTTCGTTTATGATGGTGTCGAGGGGAATGTAGAGTTCTTTTAACTGTTCTCTCGCAAATGTCTCTTTGTCACTGTTTCGAACGTGCAGACGTTGTAAAATGTAGGAGATAGCTGCACCTGCTAAAAGCCACAAAAGCTTTTCCATTCACAGTTCCCCTCTAAACGCCTGATCCAAAATAGAAGCTTTTAATGCTTTGAGAGCACCCATTTTATCTTTTTGAACAGATTTAATTTTTTCTATTTTTTGAGATACTTCATCTAAATACTTAACAATTTTTTGTTGAATCTGTAGAGGTGGTAGTGGTAATTCCAATGTCTTTATAAAATCTAATTTTACACCTTTTACAGTTGCACCAGTTCCATTATTAATAAGATATTCTTTAATATTTTTAAAATAGTTAAACAAAAACCTAATATTCACTTTATCATTTAAAGGCAATAAGCCTTTTAAATCTTGATTTATAGCTGTATCATGTTCCAAATAACAGACTTTACCTAATCCAACTCTCGTAGCAATAATAATTGCTTCTTTTGGAATAATATTTGATGAACTTTCTTCTAATCCCTTTTCAGTAATTGATAATTCTGTTTTTTTAATTGTTTCTACATTCATATCACCAACCGTAGCCCAGTTAATGTTTCCATTGTCCCAATATACTTTTTTATTTTTTGATGGTGTCCCACCCCCAATAATCTTTACTGTATTACCTAATTGATCTTTATCATACTTCTCTTCCAACTCCCCAAAAACATCATTCAAAACACTTCCCATAAACAGATCCGCTTCATCCATGTTTTTTTGATGCAGGGCTATGGATTTATCTATTTTTTCAAAGAGCAGATCGAGTTTAGAAACTAATCTTTGTTGTTCTGAAATTGGTGGGAGTGGCAAGTCAACAGATAATATTTGTTGTTTTCCTATATTGATTTGCAAACCGCCACCCCCCAAAGATTTGTAATAATCTTTTATTTGATGGGCTGTTAAGATATATCTTAAATATTTAACAACAACTTTCTCTAAATTAAAATCATACAATTTACCAACCCTCTGATTTAGCATAAATGTTCTACCATTTAAATTTGATACTAATGTAGGGTTCCCTAATATTCTCATCTCAGATGCCAAATCAGTCATTGCAATAATTAAGTCACCCTCGCTAAGAATGTAGTTTGGTAACTCAATAGCGTATTTATTGGGTAGATATTTTATTTTATGTTCTGCATCAAATTCACCATTAGGACGGATATTCCCCATCCTTATTATCACGGTATCAGACTTTTCTACATACTCTTTGGCTTTGAATGCATAACCATTCAATAAGTTGCAAACAGCACCTAATTTAGTCCACTCCCATCCTTCAGGAAGTTCATACAACTCATTCATTGATATCTTTACCTATTAAGATAGCTTCAATCTGATCCATCAATGCATTTATTTCGACGTTATTGAGTTTGATGTTCTCAACCAACTCAATCGGTGATTTATGTTCTATTGTTTCAACGTTGTTCGGGTTTTTAGCCGATATATCGAACTCTTTAATGTCGTTGACATTGACTATCCATGAGTTCTCTGTCAGTGTTCTATTTTCCCATACATTTAAAAACTCTTTGAAGTGCTCGTACTGGATCGGCTTGTTCTTTGTGAGTTTGTATGGTGGGTTTACTTCATAGTAAAAGATGTCAGAAGTAGAACCGTTTCTGTCAAAGAAGATGACGTTTGTTTTAACACCGCTGTACGGTAAAAATATACCTGCCGGAAGTGAAAGGATGGTGTGAACATTAAAACGCTCTAAAAGCTCTTTTTTGACCGACTGGAAGGCATTATTGGTTTGAAACAGAACACCCTCCGGAATAACCACGCCACATCTGCCGTTTAGTTTCAAGTAGTTCATCATATGTTGTAAAAACAGCAACTCTGTAGCATTGGACTTAACGGGGAAGTTTTGCTGGATGCTGTCGTTCTCTTTTCCACCAAACGGAGGATTGGCAAGGATGCAATCAAAACGATCTTTCTCCTCCAGTCCCCGAATGTCTTTGGTAAGTGTATTCATTTTTGAGATGTTAGGCGACTCTACTCCATGCAGGATCATGTTCATGACACCCATGACATAAGAGAGAGGCGTTTTTTCGTTTCCAAAAAAGGTATCTTCATTTAAAAACTTCAGCTGCGAAGTTGATAGCTCTCTCTGCTTTTTCTTTTCAAAATCTTCATATCGAATATGATGATAAGCCTCTATAAGGAATCCACACGAGCCTGAAGCAGGATCATAAACAGTTTGACCGATTTGAGGATTGACAACATCGGCGATCACTTTGATGAGTGGACGAGGTGTATAAAACTCACCACTGTTGCCT
Encoded proteins:
- a CDS encoding restriction endonuclease subunit S; the encoded protein is MNELYELPEGWEWTKLGAVCNLLNGYAFKAKEYVEKSDTVIIRMGNIRPNGEFDAEHKIKYLPNKYAIELPNYILSEGDLIIAMTDLASEMRILGNPTLVSNLNGRTFMLNQRVGKLYDFNLEKVVVKYLRYILTAHQIKDYYKSLGGGGLQINIGKQQILSVDLPLPPISEQQRLVSKLDLLFEKIDKSIALHQKNMDEADLFMGSVLNDVFGELEEKYDKDQLGNTVKIIGGGTPSKNKKVYWDNGNINWATVGDMNVETIKKTELSITEKGLEESSSNIIPKEAIIIATRVGLGKVCYLEHDTAINQDLKGLLPLNDKVNIRFLFNYFKNIKEYLINNGTGATVKGVKLDFIKTLELPLPPLQIQQKIVKYLDEVSQKIEKIKSVQKDKMGALKALKASILDQAFRGEL
- a CDS encoding helix-hairpin-helix domain-containing protein, whose protein sequence is MKLLAFVSALMLSVSLWAVNINTASIEELSTLPGIGKGTAEKIVKYRQKHKFKKTSDIMNVNGIGQKKYDKIQAELSI
- a CDS encoding WYL domain-containing protein; translation: MDHEYDKILTRLTRTLSRLNSGEALSVKELADEYNVSTKTIQRDFNEKLCSFPIYQEKKKWKMQKGFRVEKTKTVQEQLVLDIMEKMAEDIGGNFYTTAHSLLSKIKNEEFNPIYTKLNIEDISDKFNEIQKLEQAINNKQIITCIYDDEKEPPRRECLKPLKIVNYEGFWYLVALDEDEYVRKLYLKKVSNVIVTRDSFSPSTKIETLLENSINIWFQSDREPFDVTIYADAKVAKYFNRKPLSTQRIISTHSDGSLEFVVTITYEMEIIPIIQYWLPHLRIIEPLWIDDIIKQELKLYIKGNNDD
- a CDS encoding class I SAM-dependent DNA methyltransferase encodes the protein MESKINRITDILRRDDGISGAMMYTEQISWVLFLKFLSDLEDSKADEALLNGQDYTYILDDEFKWGNWACPKKDGKIDLINAKSGEDLLEFTNKKLFPYLKGFKSITEDPKSIKYKIGAIFEFLDNRIANGHTLREVLDIIDVMDFHNQADLFQLSLVYEKLLKDMGSDGGNSGEFYTPRPLIKVIADVVNPQIGQTVYDPASGSCGFLIEAYHHIRYEDFEKKKQRELSTSQLKFLNEDTFFGNEKTPLSYVMGVMNMILHGVESPNISKMNTLTKDIRGLEEKDRFDCILANPPFGGKENDSIQQNFPVKSNATELLFLQHMMNYLKLNGRCGVVIPEGVLFQTNNAFQSVKKELLERFNVHTILSLPAGIFLPYSGVKTNVIFFDRNGSTSDIFYYEVNPPYKLTKNKPIQYEHFKEFLNVWENRTLTENSWIVNVNDIKEFDISAKNPNNVETIEHKSPIELVENIKLNNVEINALMDQIEAILIGKDINE